In a genomic window of Streptomyces sp. NBC_01231:
- a CDS encoding cytochrome bc complex cytochrome b subunit produces the protein MDGARSVNGGAGRAGTARGEAPGKGEKVADWADGRLGLYALAKANMRKVFPDHWSFMLGEVCLYSFLVLILTGIYLTLFFEPSGVEVVYNGTYEPLNGVIMTRAYESTLDISFDVRGGLLIRQIHHWAALVFVTGMLVHMMRVFFTGAFRKPRELNWMFGWTLLFLGILTGLTGYSLPDDLLSGTGVRFAQGAILSVPIVGTYLSFFLFGGEFPGHDIIPRFFPIHVLLLPGIMLGLVVAHLILVFYHKHTQYPGPGRNEKSVVGMPFLPVYMAKAGGFFFLVFGVLTIMGGVASVNPVWAFGPYRPDLVTTGAQPDWYLGFSEGLIRVMPGWEINAWGHTLQLGVFIPFSLFPLILLAIGLYPFIEAWVTGDRREHHILDRPRNVPVRTGLGVAWLSLYAVLLIGGGNDIVATHLHLSINAITWFVRVSVFVVPVLAYVVTQRVCLGLQRRDRDKVLHGRETGTIKRLPHGEYVEIHEPLSQGQLFTLTQHEQEPAYEIGPLVDAGGVRRQVKVSQRVRARLARAMFGAETRIDKPTVEEYREVTSGDHHH, from the coding sequence ATGGACGGCGCACGATCGGTGAACGGGGGAGCGGGGCGGGCCGGCACGGCGCGCGGGGAGGCTCCGGGCAAGGGGGAGAAAGTCGCCGACTGGGCCGACGGACGGCTCGGGTTATACGCGTTGGCGAAGGCCAACATGCGCAAGGTCTTTCCGGACCACTGGTCCTTCATGCTCGGCGAGGTCTGCCTCTACAGCTTCCTCGTCCTGATCCTCACCGGGATCTACCTCACGCTGTTCTTCGAACCGAGCGGTGTCGAGGTCGTCTACAACGGCACGTACGAGCCCCTCAACGGCGTCATCATGACCCGTGCGTACGAGTCGACGCTCGACATCAGCTTCGACGTGCGCGGCGGGCTGCTGATCCGGCAGATCCACCACTGGGCGGCGCTGGTCTTCGTCACCGGCATGCTCGTGCACATGATGCGGGTGTTCTTCACCGGCGCGTTCCGCAAGCCCCGCGAGCTGAACTGGATGTTCGGCTGGACGCTGCTGTTCCTCGGCATCCTGACCGGCCTGACCGGCTACTCGCTCCCCGACGACCTGCTGTCCGGCACCGGCGTCCGCTTCGCGCAGGGCGCCATCCTGTCCGTCCCGATCGTCGGAACGTATCTGTCCTTCTTCCTCTTCGGCGGGGAGTTCCCGGGGCACGACATCATTCCGAGGTTCTTCCCGATCCATGTGCTGCTGCTGCCGGGGATCATGCTGGGCCTGGTGGTCGCCCATCTGATCCTGGTCTTCTACCACAAGCACACGCAGTACCCGGGGCCCGGCCGCAACGAGAAGTCGGTGGTCGGCATGCCCTTCCTGCCGGTCTACATGGCCAAGGCGGGCGGCTTCTTCTTCCTGGTCTTCGGCGTTCTGACGATCATGGGCGGCGTCGCCAGCGTCAACCCCGTGTGGGCCTTCGGGCCGTACCGCCCGGACCTGGTGACCACGGGTGCCCAGCCCGACTGGTATCTGGGCTTCTCCGAGGGACTGATCCGGGTGATGCCGGGATGGGAGATCAACGCCTGGGGCCACACCCTGCAACTGGGCGTCTTCATCCCCTTCTCCCTGTTCCCGCTGATCCTGCTCGCCATCGGCCTGTACCCGTTCATCGAGGCATGGGTCACCGGCGACAGACGCGAGCACCACATCCTGGACCGGCCGCGCAACGTGCCCGTGCGCACCGGCCTGGGAGTGGCCTGGCTGAGCCTGTACGCGGTGCTGCTGATCGGCGGCGGCAACGACATCGTGGCCACCCATCTGCATCTGTCCATCAACGCGATCACCTGGTTCGTACGGGTGTCGGTGTTCGTGGTGCCGGTGCTCGCCTACGTCGTCACCCAGCGCGTCTGTCTCGGTCTGCAGCGCCGGGACCGGGACAAGGTGCTGCACGGCAGGGAGACCGGCACCATCAAGCGGCTGCCGCACGGCGAGTACGTCGAGATCCACGAACCTCTCTCGCAGGGGCAGCTGTTCACCCTCACCCAGCACGAGCAGGAGCCGGCGTACGAGATCGGTCCGCTCGTGGACGCGGGCGGGGTACGACGGCAGGTGAAGGTCTCCCAGCGGGTGCGGGCCCGGCTGGCGCGGGCGATGTTCGGTGCGGAGACGCGGATCGACAAGCCGACGGTGGAGGAGTACCGGGAGGTCACGAGCGGCGATCACCACCACTGA
- a CDS encoding VWA domain-containing protein: protein MSAISLRKVTETAPALVSLYKSAGAALERHGLDGLRAAIYLVVDHSGSMRRYYKDGSVQALAERVLGLSAHLDDDGTVPVVFFSTDIDVVADISLADHLGRVERLAAGLGHMGRTNYHVAMDAVIDHHLDSGSKDPAFVVFQTDGGPSSRSAAEQYVCRAARLPLFWQFIGFGDPGSRQFDFLRRLDDLAVPDRRVIDNAGFFHAGADPRRMSDAELYDRLLGEFPQWLRAAREQGIVRPT, encoded by the coding sequence ATGTCCGCGATCAGTCTGCGCAAGGTGACGGAGACGGCGCCCGCGTTGGTCAGCCTGTACAAGAGCGCCGGAGCGGCACTGGAGCGGCACGGCCTGGACGGACTGCGGGCCGCTATCTATCTCGTCGTCGACCACTCCGGGTCGATGCGGCGCTACTACAAGGACGGCAGCGTGCAGGCGCTCGCGGAGCGGGTGCTGGGGCTGTCGGCGCACCTCGACGACGACGGAACCGTGCCGGTGGTGTTCTTCTCCACGGACATCGACGTCGTCGCGGACATCTCCCTGGCCGACCACCTGGGGCGCGTCGAGAGGCTGGCGGCCGGCCTCGGGCACATGGGGCGGACGAACTACCACGTGGCGATGGACGCCGTCATCGACCACCATCTGGACAGCGGCTCGAAGGACCCCGCGTTCGTGGTCTTCCAGACCGACGGCGGGCCCAGCAGCAGGTCCGCCGCCGAACAGTACGTGTGCCGGGCGGCACGGCTGCCGCTGTTCTGGCAGTTCATCGGCTTCGGGGATCCGGGCAGCCGCCAGTTCGACTTCCTGCGCCGACTCGACGACCTGGCGGTGCCGGACCGGAGGGTCATCGACAACGCCGGGTTCTTCCACGCCGGAGCCGACCCCCGGCGGATGTCGGACGCCGAGTTGTACGACCGTCTCCTGGGCGAGTTCCCGCAGTGGCTGAGGGCGGCGCGGGAGCAGGGAATCGTCCGGCCCACCTGA
- a CDS encoding chitosanase, whose translation MKRAGLLLLAAVPLVVAATVYATTATPWDGGAGGDGGDGARASTRPTTAARTPAVAAPTARTPAVAAPAVGTPTARKPAARTSAARPASLADPGKKELAQRLVASAENSTLDWRAAYAYIEDIGDGQGYTAGLIGFCTGTHDLLTLVQTYTDKHPGNGLARYLPALRDVDGTDSHDGLDPGFTAAWKAEAARPAFRKAQDAERDRVFFDPAVRRAEQDGLGVLGQFVYYDALVYHGPGSDPTSFDGIRAAAVRRAATPARGGSEKAYLEAFLDVRRAAMDTLHPGTDTSRVDTEQRRFLDEGNLQLTTPLEWKVYGQTYRVA comes from the coding sequence ATGAAACGTGCCGGTCTGCTTCTGCTCGCCGCCGTGCCCCTCGTGGTCGCGGCGACGGTCTACGCCACGACGGCGACCCCCTGGGACGGGGGCGCCGGGGGCGACGGGGGCGACGGGGCGCGGGCGAGCACGAGGCCGACGACCGCTGCCCGTACCCCGGCCGTGGCCGCACCGACCGCCCGTACACCGGCCGTGGCCGCACCGGCCGTGGGTACGCCGACCGCCCGTAAGCCGGCCGCGCGTACGTCGGCCGCCCGGCCCGCGAGCCTGGCCGACCCCGGCAAGAAGGAACTGGCCCAGCGGTTGGTGGCCAGCGCGGAGAACTCCACCCTCGACTGGCGCGCCGCCTACGCCTACATCGAGGACATCGGTGACGGACAGGGCTACACGGCCGGCCTCATCGGCTTCTGCACGGGCACCCACGATCTGCTCACCCTCGTGCAGACCTATACCGACAAGCACCCCGGCAACGGCCTCGCCCGCTACCTCCCCGCCCTGCGTGACGTCGACGGCACGGACTCCCACGACGGTCTGGACCCCGGCTTCACCGCGGCCTGGAAGGCGGAGGCCGCACGTCCCGCGTTCCGCAAGGCCCAGGACGCCGAACGCGACCGGGTCTTCTTCGACCCCGCGGTCCGCCGGGCCGAGCAGGACGGTCTGGGTGTCCTCGGCCAGTTCGTCTACTACGACGCGCTCGTCTACCACGGCCCGGGCAGCGACCCCACCAGCTTCGACGGCATCCGCGCCGCAGCCGTGCGCCGCGCGGCCACCCCCGCCCGGGGCGGCTCCGAGAAGGCCTACCTCGAGGCCTTCCTCGACGTCCGTCGCGCCGCCATGGACACCCTGCACCCCGGCACGGACACCAGCCGCGTCGACACCGAACAGCGCCGCTTCCTGGACGAGGGCAACCTTCAGCTCACCACCCCGCTGGAGTGGAAGGTGTACGGGCAGACGTACAGGGTGGCGTAG
- a CDS encoding polysaccharide deacetylase family protein codes for MKSVLHGRRQRIPKLYLVFLLVVAVVSGTFLATGAQAGPRGHRHGHDAVAGKSGLSRIDLKGWAQAQLKADRTRHDKPRRKTSRTTLSTSAVYRTGTATAVTRQASLTQAVGAAAAAPTALVLYDTAGPYGQLGELYAMGVANLAGHFGSVTAKPVQQYTAGMAGSYSAVIYIGSTYYCCDVPDAIPAAFYQDVSTTTTPVIWMGANIWNMANAVGVAQFTQKYGWDPTTSYYEDGGSIGAVTQVTYKNQALTRKIPAGQDGGVLRPNVLTGSGYPAVTRLAEGLDTSNGHTFGWAIRSSNLTYLGEIPFAYVSESDRIIVLEDLLFDALAPATAERHRALLRLEDISPDSDPADLRRMADYLYSQKISYGINVIPVYKDPKGTYNNGVAQTITLAQRPQVVSALKYMLARGAVLMDHGYTHQYSNVSNPYDGVTGDDFEFYRAHVDASDNVVYDGPVAEDSTLWAQNRVTSALAAFTAAGLPKPTLWTTPHYAGSAADYKVFSSKFSARLERSLYFSGTLSGNSAGPNSFIGQFFPYVVKDVYGTKVLPENIGNYEPEAYNNHPARLPADLIASAKANLAVRDGVASFFYHPYYPTQPLKDTIDGIKALGYTFVSPTSL; via the coding sequence ATGAAATCAGTGCTTCATGGCCGCAGACAGAGAATTCCCAAGCTCTACCTCGTCTTCCTGCTCGTCGTCGCCGTGGTCAGCGGCACTTTCCTGGCCACGGGAGCGCAGGCCGGTCCAAGGGGGCACCGGCACGGACACGATGCCGTCGCCGGGAAGTCCGGACTGAGCCGGATCGACCTCAAGGGCTGGGCGCAGGCGCAACTCAAGGCCGACCGGACACGCCACGACAAGCCGCGTCGCAAGACGTCCCGGACCACCCTGTCGACCTCGGCCGTCTATCGGACCGGCACCGCGACGGCCGTGACCCGGCAGGCGTCCCTGACGCAGGCCGTCGGCGCCGCCGCGGCCGCCCCGACCGCGCTCGTGCTCTACGACACGGCGGGCCCGTACGGGCAGTTGGGCGAGTTGTACGCCATGGGCGTGGCCAATCTCGCGGGCCACTTCGGCAGCGTGACGGCCAAACCCGTCCAGCAGTACACCGCCGGCATGGCCGGTTCGTACTCAGCCGTGATCTACATCGGTTCGACCTACTACTGCTGTGACGTCCCGGACGCGATCCCGGCCGCCTTCTACCAGGACGTGTCCACCACGACCACGCCCGTGATCTGGATGGGCGCCAACATCTGGAACATGGCGAACGCGGTTGGCGTAGCCCAGTTCACACAAAAGTACGGCTGGGACCCGACGACGTCGTACTACGAGGACGGCGGTTCGATCGGCGCCGTGACGCAAGTGACGTACAAAAACCAAGCACTCACCCGGAAGATCCCGGCGGGCCAGGACGGCGGCGTGCTGCGCCCCAACGTCCTCACCGGCTCCGGCTACCCCGCCGTCACCCGGCTCGCGGAGGGACTCGACACCTCCAACGGGCACACCTTCGGATGGGCGATCCGGTCGTCCAACCTGACCTACCTGGGGGAAATCCCCTTCGCCTACGTCTCCGAGAGCGACCGGATCATCGTCCTGGAGGACCTCCTCTTCGACGCCCTCGCTCCGGCCACCGCCGAACGGCACCGCGCACTCCTGCGCCTGGAGGACATCAGCCCGGACTCGGATCCCGCCGATCTGCGGAGGATGGCCGACTACCTGTACTCACAGAAGATCTCGTACGGCATCAACGTGATCCCGGTTTACAAGGACCCGAAGGGCACCTACAACAACGGCGTCGCGCAGACGATCACTCTCGCCCAGCGGCCGCAGGTCGTCAGCGCTCTCAAGTACATGCTGGCCAGGGGCGCGGTCCTCATGGACCACGGCTACACGCACCAGTACAGCAACGTCTCCAACCCGTACGACGGCGTCACCGGCGACGACTTCGAGTTCTACCGGGCCCACGTCGATGCCTCGGACAACGTCGTCTACGACGGCCCCGTCGCCGAGGACTCCACCCTCTGGGCCCAGAACCGGGTGACCAGCGCGCTGGCCGCGTTCACCGCCGCGGGGCTGCCGAAGCCGACGCTGTGGACCACTCCGCACTACGCCGGCTCGGCCGCCGACTACAAGGTGTTCAGCTCCAAGTTCTCGGCCCGCCTGGAGCGTTCGCTGTACTTCTCCGGAACCCTCAGCGGCAACTCCGCCGGGCCCAACTCCTTCATCGGCCAGTTCTTCCCGTACGTGGTGAAGGACGTGTACGGCACGAAGGTGCTGCCCGAGAACATCGGCAACTACGAGCCGGAGGCCTACAACAACCACCCCGCGCGGCTGCCGGCCGACCTGATCGCCTCGGCGAAGGCCAACCTGGCCGTCCGGGACGGGGTTGCCAGCTTCTTCTACCACCCGTACTACCCGACCCAGCCCCTCAAGGACACGATCGACGGCATCAAGGCACTGGGCTACACCTTCGTCAGCCCGACGAGCCTGTGA
- a CDS encoding glycosyltransferase: MAGCYNTSLFLLSRRRKHRSRTDRRERFYVFLLACLNEEQVLSESLARITSLPSRNFMALVIDDGSDDRTAEIARAADPVLVRLHRRTLPNARKGKGAALNDGVRHLRESGVLAGRDPEDVVLCVVDADGRLDPHVVQSVDPYFDDPGTGAVQVCVRMYNRHLGLLARMQDMEFVVYGDVFQSARRFIGSVGMGGNGQFMRLAALNTLDGDGPWSDSLTEDLDLGVRLIAKGWTNQHCTAAAVSQQAVLSLRRLIRQRSRWFQGHLQSAGLVPLILRDVPTRAALDLLYHLSSPVLILLTSLLPLSFLVALGATIVGSIQAGHSLVSPMWLLGPYLLSFTAAYAYGFVYAKRERDLGLVRSVLIAHVFVFYGYIWFAAGWWGFWRTLTGQRGWLKTART, translated from the coding sequence ATGGCCGGCTGCTACAACACGAGCCTTTTTCTGCTGTCGAGACGAAGAAAACACCGTTCCCGGACCGATCGGAGAGAACGGTTCTACGTATTTCTTCTTGCCTGTCTCAACGAGGAGCAAGTGCTCTCCGAAAGCCTGGCGCGCATCACCTCGCTGCCCTCCCGGAATTTCATGGCGCTGGTGATCGACGACGGCTCCGACGACCGCACCGCCGAGATCGCCCGGGCCGCCGACCCGGTCCTGGTCCGGCTGCACCGGCGCACCCTGCCGAACGCGCGCAAGGGCAAGGGCGCCGCGCTCAACGACGGAGTGCGCCACCTCAGGGAGTCCGGTGTCCTCGCTGGCCGGGACCCCGAGGACGTGGTCCTGTGCGTGGTCGACGCGGACGGGCGGCTCGACCCGCACGTGGTGCAGTCGGTCGACCCCTACTTCGACGACCCGGGAACGGGCGCGGTCCAGGTCTGCGTCCGGATGTACAACCGGCACCTGGGACTGCTCGCCCGTATGCAGGACATGGAGTTCGTCGTCTACGGCGACGTCTTCCAGAGCGCTCGCCGCTTCATCGGCAGCGTCGGCATGGGAGGCAACGGGCAGTTCATGCGTCTCGCCGCCCTCAACACCCTGGACGGCGACGGGCCTTGGAGCGACAGCCTCACCGAGGACCTCGACCTCGGCGTCCGGCTGATCGCCAAGGGCTGGACCAACCAGCACTGCACCGCCGCCGCGGTCTCCCAGCAGGCCGTGCTCAGCCTCAGGCGCCTGATCCGCCAGCGATCCCGTTGGTTCCAGGGCCACCTCCAGTCGGCCGGCCTCGTCCCGCTCATCCTCAGGGACGTACCGACCCGGGCGGCGCTCGACCTCCTGTACCACCTCTCCAGCCCGGTGCTGATCCTGCTCACCTCGCTGCTGCCGCTCTCCTTCCTCGTCGCCCTGGGCGCCACCATCGTGGGCTCGATCCAGGCCGGCCACTCGCTCGTCTCGCCGATGTGGCTGCTCGGCCCGTACCTGCTCTCGTTCACAGCCGCCTACGCGTACGGCTTCGTCTATGCCAAGCGTGAGCGTGACCTCGGGCTCGTGCGTTCGGTGCTGATCGCTCACGTCTTCGTCTTCTACGGCTACATCTGGTTCGCCGCCGGTTGGTGGGGCTTCTGGCGGACGCTCACCGGTCAGCGGGGCTGGCTCAAGACCGCCCGCACCTGA
- the wecB gene encoding UDP-N-acetylglucosamine 2-epimerase (non-hydrolyzing), whose translation MSTHPSAVPVRAMLVLGTRPEAIKLAPVARAMATGTQFEPIVVTTGQHREMLHQMLGLLGVDARIALDVMRSRQQLSDLTARLVRGLGQVIRDQRPDLVVVQGDTTTALAGALAAFYEKIPVAHVEAGLRTGVMDNPFPEELNRCLISRMTRWHFAPTPAAARHLKDEGVAPEQVFTTGNTVIDNLLWVLAEGSGTSAFRTGAKRILVTMHRRENQGERMRGMGRALTRLAARRDVEIVLPLHKSPAVRDVLLPELDGHEGISLVEPLDYLDFAATLAECDLVLTDSGGVQEEAPSLSKPTLVLRTTTERPEAVEAGAARLIGTDPEAIVTWAEKLLTDPAEYKRMATAGNPFGDGKATARILAQLAEDFATDVPVGVTASGPYSTA comes from the coding sequence ATGTCCACACACCCGTCAGCCGTGCCCGTACGCGCCATGCTCGTGCTCGGCACCCGGCCGGAAGCGATCAAACTGGCGCCCGTGGCGCGGGCGATGGCCACCGGCACGCAGTTCGAGCCGATCGTCGTCACCACCGGCCAGCACCGCGAGATGCTCCACCAGATGCTCGGTCTGCTGGGCGTCGACGCGCGCATCGCGCTCGACGTGATGCGCAGCCGGCAGCAACTGTCCGACCTGACCGCCCGCCTCGTCCGGGGGCTCGGCCAGGTCATACGGGACCAACGCCCCGACCTGGTCGTGGTCCAGGGAGACACCACGACCGCGCTGGCCGGCGCCCTGGCCGCGTTCTACGAGAAGATACCGGTCGCCCATGTCGAGGCCGGACTGCGCACGGGCGTCATGGACAACCCCTTCCCGGAGGAACTCAACCGCTGCCTGATCAGCCGTATGACCCGCTGGCACTTCGCCCCGACCCCGGCGGCCGCCCGACATCTGAAGGACGAGGGAGTCGCGCCGGAGCAGGTGTTCACCACCGGCAACACGGTCATCGACAACCTGCTGTGGGTGCTCGCCGAGGGCAGCGGCACCTCCGCCTTCCGTACCGGTGCCAAGCGGATCCTGGTCACCATGCACCGCCGGGAGAACCAGGGCGAGCGGATGCGCGGGATGGGCCGGGCGCTGACGCGGCTCGCGGCGCGCAGGGACGTGGAGATCGTGCTGCCGCTGCACAAGAGCCCGGCCGTGCGGGACGTCCTGCTGCCCGAACTCGACGGCCACGAGGGCATCTCGCTCGTCGAGCCGCTCGACTACCTCGACTTCGCGGCCACCCTCGCCGAATGCGACCTCGTCCTCACCGACTCCGGCGGCGTCCAGGAGGAGGCCCCGAGCCTCAGCAAGCCCACGCTCGTCCTCCGGACGACCACCGAGCGGCCCGAGGCGGTCGAGGCCGGCGCGGCCCGGCTGATCGGCACCGACCCGGAGGCCATCGTGACCTGGGCGGAGAAGCTGCTGACCGACCCGGCGGAGTACAAGCGCATGGCCACCGCGGGCAATCCGTTCGGCGACGGCAAGGCGACCGCCCGGATCCTGGCTCAGCTCGCCGAGGACTTCGCCACCGATGTCCCGGTCGGCGTCACGGCATCCGGGCCATACTCGACGGCATGA
- a CDS encoding DUF1080 domain-containing protein, translating into MTPSPPRSRRWTAPVPWGLAAGRRGRAVTGLALVLALAAVLAIVLSRCRSDASQPSEPWVDGTTHGRWLSVFNGMGKNTGDDGALTLSPLAAEEPGTTHAGLVVSTASYTDVRYEARMRTVRQLRSPKPNPWEVPWLVWAYTDPEHFYYVTLKPNGWELGKRDPAYPGGQRFLATGRTTYPVGGWYDVRVEQRGAVLSVSVGGTPLVTFTDSERPYHRGRVGAYSEDATVEFQGLEASSG; encoded by the coding sequence ATGACGCCGTCACCCCCGCGCTCCCGCCGATGGACTGCTCCGGTTCCGTGGGGGCTCGCGGCGGGACGCAGGGGCCGTGCCGTCACCGGACTGGCGCTGGTCCTCGCGCTCGCGGCGGTTCTCGCGATCGTGCTGAGCCGGTGCCGGTCCGACGCGTCGCAGCCGTCCGAGCCCTGGGTCGACGGCACCACCCACGGCCGCTGGCTGTCGGTGTTCAACGGCATGGGGAAGAACACGGGTGACGACGGGGCGCTCACCCTCTCCCCCCTGGCCGCCGAGGAGCCCGGGACCACACACGCCGGGCTGGTGGTGAGCACCGCCTCCTACACGGACGTGCGCTACGAGGCGCGGATGCGGACGGTGCGACAGCTGCGCTCACCGAAACCGAACCCGTGGGAGGTGCCCTGGCTGGTGTGGGCGTACACCGACCCCGAACACTTCTACTACGTCACCCTCAAGCCGAACGGCTGGGAGCTGGGCAAGCGCGACCCCGCCTATCCGGGCGGGCAGCGCTTCCTGGCGACCGGGCGGACGACGTACCCCGTGGGTGGCTGGTACGACGTGCGGGTCGAGCAGCGCGGGGCGGTGCTGTCGGTGTCGGTGGGCGGGACGCCGCTGGTGACGTTCACGGACTCCGAACGGCCTTATCACCGGGGCCGGGTGGGCGCGTACTCGGAGGACGCGACGGTGGAATTCCAGGGCCTGGAGGCAAGTTCGGGCTGA
- a CDS encoding glutamate synthase subunit beta: MADPKGFLNHGREVAKTRPVEERTKDWNEVYVPGSLLPIISKQASRCMDCGIPFCHNGCPLGNLIPEWNDYAYREDWAAASERLHATNNFPEFTGRLCPAPCESACVLGINQPAVTIKNVEVSIIDKAWETGDVAPQIPERLSGKTVAVIGSGPAGLAAAQQLTRAGHTVAVYERADRIGGLLRYGIPEFKMEKRHINRRIEQMRAEGTRFRTGIEIGRDLKASDLKKRYDAIVIAAGATTSRDLPVPGRELQGIYQAMEYLPLANKVQEGDFVAPPISAEGKHVVVIGGGDTGADCVGTAHRQGAASVTQLEIMPRPNDDRNPVSQPWPTFPMLYKVTSAHEEGGERVYSVSTTHFEGDEDGNVQWLHLIEVEFVEGKLTQKPGTERKIPAQLVTLAMGFTGTDRDNGLVDQFGLDLDERGNVARDADFQTNVPGVYVAGDAGRGQSLIVWAIAEGRSAARGVDRFLTGGSELHAPIRPTDRSLMV, translated from the coding sequence ATGGCTGACCCGAAGGGCTTTTTGAACCACGGCCGTGAGGTCGCCAAGACCCGCCCCGTCGAAGAGCGCACGAAGGACTGGAACGAGGTCTACGTCCCCGGCTCCCTGCTGCCGATCATCAGCAAGCAGGCCAGCCGCTGCATGGACTGCGGCATCCCGTTCTGTCACAACGGCTGTCCGCTGGGGAACCTGATCCCCGAGTGGAACGACTACGCCTACCGCGAGGACTGGGCGGCCGCCTCCGAGCGTCTGCACGCGACGAACAACTTCCCGGAGTTCACGGGCCGGCTGTGCCCCGCGCCCTGCGAGTCGGCGTGTGTGCTCGGCATCAACCAGCCGGCCGTCACCATCAAGAACGTCGAGGTCTCGATCATCGACAAGGCGTGGGAGACCGGTGACGTCGCCCCGCAGATCCCGGAGCGGCTGTCCGGCAAGACCGTCGCGGTCATCGGCTCCGGCCCCGCCGGACTCGCCGCCGCCCAGCAGCTCACCCGGGCCGGCCACACCGTCGCCGTCTACGAGCGCGCGGACCGCATCGGAGGCCTCCTCCGGTACGGGATCCCCGAGTTCAAGATGGAGAAGCGGCACATCAACCGCCGTATCGAGCAGATGCGCGCGGAGGGCACCCGCTTCCGCACCGGCATCGAGATCGGCCGCGACCTCAAGGCGAGCGACCTGAAGAAGCGGTACGACGCGATCGTCATCGCCGCCGGCGCGACGACCTCTCGTGACCTCCCGGTCCCCGGCCGCGAACTCCAGGGCATCTACCAGGCCATGGAGTACCTGCCGCTGGCCAACAAGGTGCAGGAGGGCGACTTCGTGGCGCCCCCCATCTCCGCCGAGGGCAAGCACGTCGTGGTCATCGGCGGTGGCGACACCGGCGCCGACTGCGTGGGCACTGCCCACCGGCAGGGCGCGGCCTCGGTCACGCAGCTGGAGATCATGCCCCGCCCGAACGACGACCGGAACCCGGTCTCCCAGCCGTGGCCGACCTTCCCGATGCTGTACAAGGTCACGTCCGCGCACGAGGAGGGCGGCGAGCGGGTCTACTCCGTCTCCACCACCCACTTCGAGGGCGACGAGGACGGCAACGTCCAGTGGCTGCACCTCATCGAGGTCGAGTTCGTCGAGGGCAAGCTGACCCAGAAGCCGGGCACGGAGCGCAAGATCCCCGCCCAGCTGGTCACCCTCGCGATGGGCTTCACGGGCACCGACCGCGACAACGGCCTGGTCGACCAGTTCGGCCTGGACCTCGACGAGCGTGGCAACGTCGCCCGTGACGCCGACTTCCAGACCAACGTGCCGGGCGTGTACGTCGCCGGTGACGCCGGCCGCGGCCAGTCCCTCATCGTGTGGGCCATCGCGGAGGGCCGCTCGGCCGCCCGCGGGGTCGACCGCTTCCTGACGGGTGGCAGCGAGCTGCACGCCCCGATCCGCCCGACGGACCGCTCGCTGATGGTCTGA